Sequence from the Pseudomonas frederiksbergensis genome:
CAGGGCCACCAAGGCGTAGGTCATGATATTGAGTGGCAGCGTGTTGACGAACAGCAGCAACAGGCTACACAGCATGATGAAGACTATTTCGCCCAGCAGAAGCCGGTTCAGCGGGTGCGGTCCCAGCGGCGCGAAGTAACGATAGGCAAACATCAGCCCGCAGGGCGCCGTCAGCAACAGGGCCAGGTAGGCCCCCGGCGTCTGGATTGCCGGCCAATCAGGCAGCCAGGCCCCCGCGAGGTTCAGCAGCAATATCAGGCTGAGCATCAGCAACCCTTCGCAGGCGGCGAGCCACAGGCAACTGCGTGATCGGGTATAGGCGTAGCGGGTGAGGTTGTGCAGGATCAGCATGGCGATGCAGCCGAACAACAGCCCATAGACCAGCGTCTGGTTCTGGTTGGCTGCCGCCAGGACGGCCGGCTGCAAGGTGACATAGGGGCGCAGCTCGTAGCGCGATGCCAATCTCAGGTAGACGTCCAGCGATTTATCGCTGCGCGGCAAGGGCAGCATGAAATCGCTGCTCGGCACCATGGGTTCGGTATGCGGCATGGCGTTGCCGCTGACTTGTTGGCCGACGAGAGTGTCGCCATCCAATACATAGAGATTCAGGCGCGATAGATCAGGCGCGAAGACACGCAGGATCTGTTCATGCCGGTCGGGGGAAAGCCGGAAGCGCAGCCACAGGGCACCACCAGGTTCGGCTGCCTTGAGGTGGTCCAGATCAATGGGGCTGAACTGGTTGGTATAGCGTGCAGAGCGGATGTCGCTCAGCTTCAGGTCGCCCTGTTCGTCGAGCAAAACCGCCCAGCCACTGCCGGGCGCCGCCTGGGCCGGCACGCAGAGCAGCGTCAGCAGGGTAACGGTCAAGCTTATGGCAATCCTGAGCCAGCGCACGGCGAAATCCCTTCGTAGGTTGATGCCAGATTATAACTATGCGCGGCGCCCGAGCAGACAGGCAAGAGCCCTGGGCTCCTGCCTGTCTGAATGGCAGGGTTATTCCAGGTTTTCGCCACGTTCGCGGGCAATGGCACGGTAGCCAATGTCCTTGCGGTAGAAACAGCCTTCCCAATCAATCTGCGCGGCAAGCTTGTAGGCCTGCTGCTGAGCGGCATCAACGCTGATGCCCATGGCCGTGGCGCACAGCACCCGACCACCGGCAGTCACGACCTGGCCGTCCTTGAGTGCCGTACCGGCGTGGAAAACCTTGCCTTCCAGTTGGGCGGCTGCTTCCAGGCCGTTGATCGCACGGCCTTTGGCGTAGTCGCCCGGATAACCACCAGCGGCCAGCACGACGCCGACGCTCGGACGCGGGTCCCATTGAGCTTCAACCTTATCCAGCGCCTGCGCCAGGGCGGCTTCGACCAGCAGCACCAGGCTCGATTGCAGGCGCAGCATCACCGGCTGGGTCTCAGGATCGCCGAAACGGCAGTTGAATTCGATGACTTTTGGGTTACCAGCCTTGTCAATCATCAAGCCAGCATAGAGGAAACCAGTGTAGACGTTGCCTTCCTCGGCCATGCCGCGCACGGTCGGCCAGATGACCTGGTCCATCACGCGCTGGTGTACCTCGGCCGTGACCACTGGCGCTGGGGAGTAAGCGCCCATGCCGCCGGTGTTCGGGCCGCTGTCGCCATCGCCGACACGCTTGTGGTCTTGGCTGGTTGCCATCGGCAGGACGTTCTTTCCGTCGACCATGACGATGAAGCTGGCTTCCTCGCCGTCGAGGAATTCTTCGATCACGACGCGGGAACCGGCATCACCGAAGGCATTGCCGGCGAGCATGTCGCGCACGGCCTCTTCTGCCTCGGCCAGGGTCATGGCAACGATCACGCCTTTACCGGCGGCCAGGCCGTCCGCCTTGATCACGATCGGTGCGCCTTTTTCGCGCAGGTACGCCAGGGCCGGTTCGATTTCGGTGAAGTTCTGGTAGTCGGCGGTCGGGATCTTGTGACGCGCCAGGAAATCCTTGGTGAAGGCTTTCGAACCTTCCAGCTGCGCAGCACCGGCGGTCGGGCCGAAGCAATCCAGGCCGCGAGTCCGGAACAGATCGACCACGCCGGCGACCAGCGGTACTTCCGGACCGACGATGGTCAGCGAGACGTTTTTTTCGGCGAAATCGGCCAGTTGTTCCAAGGCCAGCACGTCGATCGCAACGTTTTCGCATTTGGCTTCGATGGCGGTGCCAGCATTGCCCGGTGCGACAAACACCTTCTGCACGCGCGGATCCTGAGCTACTTTCCAGGCCAGGGCGTGTTCACGGCCACCGCTGCCAATGATCAAAACATTCATTTCAAAAACCTCGGATGACGCTGATTCTGTTTGGAGCCTAGGGCGTCATGCGCCGTAGGAGGTCGCAATGAAGCCGGTAGATGCAAGGCAGAGTGGACCTCGGTGAGCGGAGTTGCCTTTTGGCAATGAGCATCATCGAGGTCGGCCCCAACGCAGCAGATGCCGGCTTCAGTACGGCCGTTGCCTTGTTAGTGACGGAAGTGACGCATGCCGGTGAACACCATCGCGATGCCGGCTTCATCAGCCGCAGCAATCACTTCAGCGTCACGCATCGAACCACCCGGCTGGATCACCGCAGTGATGCCAACCTTCGCAGCATTGTCGATACCGTCGCGGAACGGGAAGAACGCGTCGGAAGCCATGACCGCGCCCTGTACCTGCAAGCCGGCGTGTTCAGCCTTGATGGCGGCGATGCGGGCCGAATTCACTCGGCTCATCTGGCCGGCGCCGACACCGATGGTCTGGCGGTTCTTGGCATAGACGATGGCGTTGGACTTGACGTACTTGGCGACTTTCCAGGCGAAGATCAGGTCATTGATTTCCTGCTCGCTCGGGGCGCGCTGGGTCACCACTTTCAGGTCTTCGCTGCCGATCATGCCGATGTCCCGGCTCTGGACCAGCAGGCCGCCATTGACGCGCTTGTAGTCCCAGGCCGGCGCACGGTCGGCCGACCATTGGCCGCAGGCCAGCAGGCGC
This genomic interval carries:
- the purD gene encoding phosphoribosylamine--glycine ligase — protein: MNVLIIGSGGREHALAWKVAQDPRVQKVFVAPGNAGTAIEAKCENVAIDVLALEQLADFAEKNVSLTIVGPEVPLVAGVVDLFRTRGLDCFGPTAGAAQLEGSKAFTKDFLARHKIPTADYQNFTEIEPALAYLREKGAPIVIKADGLAAGKGVIVAMTLAEAEEAVRDMLAGNAFGDAGSRVVIEEFLDGEEASFIVMVDGKNVLPMATSQDHKRVGDGDSGPNTGGMGAYSPAPVVTAEVHQRVMDQVIWPTVRGMAEEGNVYTGFLYAGLMIDKAGNPKVIEFNCRFGDPETQPVMLRLQSSLVLLVEAALAQALDKVEAQWDPRPSVGVVLAAGGYPGDYAKGRAINGLEAAAQLEGKVFHAGTALKDGQVVTAGGRVLCATAMGISVDAAQQQAYKLAAQIDWEGCFYRKDIGYRAIARERGENLE